From the genome of Fusarium oxysporum f. sp. lycopersici 4287 chromosome 3, whole genome shotgun sequence, one region includes:
- a CDS encoding hypothetical protein (At least one base has a quality score < 10): MPNTEPNIQKSEDTTSQQKELPGDTAQNEVRLDPWQRWSPAPCWWWQNPPSAPGDNVPTARVGAPSSAAPIGIGLPPLGCPWLVSHCPGCGQGYHGWPACRAPYPAPGCGWGCGANWPRRVCHHCGSHH, encoded by the coding sequence ATGCCGAACACCGAGCCGAATATTCAGAAAAGCGAAGACACGACTTCCCAGCAGAAAGAACTCCCGGGTGACACGGCACAGAATGAAGTCCGTCTCGATCCGTGGCAACGGTGGTCGCCTGCCCCGTGCTGGTGGTGGCAGAACCCTCCTTCGGCTCCGGGAGACAACGTTCCGACTGCAAGGGTCGGCGCTCCCTCATCGGCTGCTCCCATCGGCATAGGGCTACCGCCCCTTGGGTGCCCCTGGCTTGTGAGTCACTGCCCTGGCTGCGGGCAGGGATACCATGGTTGGCCAGCTTGTAGGGCCCCGTATCCTGCACCGGGATGTGGATGGGGTTGTGGGGCGAATTGGCCACGCCGCGTATGCCATCATTGCGGTAGCCATCATTGA